GTGGAGCTGGTCCACCTTTCCTGCCCAGTTCCGCATCCGCGGCCCGTACGCGCCCAGTAGCACGCCGTCATCCGCGTACCGCCGCAAACGGGCGTTGTAGTCGAAGATCCACGGGTCATCCGAGCCGGAAAGGTGCCAGACGGTCTCGGCCACCGCGAACGCCGGGTTGAGGATCCGGGCTGGCGGCGCGTGCAGCAGACGTGCCCGGGGCTGGGTCAACCGCATATGGACGTCGAGGACTTCGCGGGTGGCCATACCGCGGGGGGCGACCTTCTCGCCGGTTTTGGCCAGGGTGACGGCCCCGGCGAAGAGTTCAGCGACGGTATCGGCGGTCAGGTGTGTCATCGGGCAGGGACTCCTTCACCCCGCGGCCGAGCAGAATCAGCGGCGGGGGGATCAGCGGGGACGGGATCGAGGGGCGTGACACGGGCAGGAGGGAGGATGAGGCGGGCAATGGCGCCGGCACTGTCTCCGCGCCACCGGCAAACGGCATCCGGCATCGGCTCGACATCGGGCACATCGGGGCAGGCCAGCGCGGTAAGTGCGGTGGTCACGTCGTCGGCGCTACGGCAGCGGTGAGCCAGGCCGTGGTCGGCCAGGCCGAGGGTGCGCTCGCCGGAGGCTCCGATTTCGAGGACCGGCACGCACAGGAGGGCAGCTTCAATTCCGCACGTCGAATAAGCGCTCGCCAGGGCGTCGGCGCCGGCCATGCACCCGCGTGCGCCGACCTGCGCATCGGCCACGGCCACGCGCAGCTCGTCATCGCCGGGTTCGTCGTCGTGCGCGAAGAGAGAGGAGAACGCTTCGGCGCCTTGTGCAGGGTGCGGAGCAACAACGAGGCCCCAGTCCCCTTCAGCCCGGCGCAGCCCCTCCGCGATCAGGTTGGCCTGAGCCTTGAGACGTTCCTGGCCGAAGGGCTGGCAGGCCCAGACCATGATCCGGGAGGGCACACGATCACGGCCTGTGGCCATCAGCCCTGCCAGATACCGCCGTTGAGCCGCGCGGTCGAGACCCGTGAGGCAGTCGAAGCGTGGCTGCCCGAGGACGTGGACTTCGGAGCGCGGATGCCGTGCCCAGGCTTTCGCAAGCGGGACGTCTCGTTCGCCCATGACCACGATGTGACGACTGTGCAGGGCGGGCCAGGCAACGGCCTGTGCCGTCCACGCACCGTGCTGGACGTGCACCGTGTCGAGCCCATGGCGCTCGGCCACTTGGACGGCTAGCGCACCCAGCGGGCTTGTGTCGTTGCTGACCAGCACGGTGCGCGGCCGGGCCGCGTTCAGGACTTCGTCCAGTCGCCTCTCAATCTCCACGATTGTTCGCCACGACGGCTGGGTGCACCCTCCAGCCGTCTCCAGGACAACGGAGATCAATCTGACGAGCCGAGACAGGTACACACCGTGTTCCTTCACCCGCACGACGTGGTTGTCATCCGGCAGGCGGAGCCCGTCCACCGTGCCGGAGGCGCTGAAGAGATGAGCCGGCAGGGCACCGAAGCGCAGGTCCTCTGTATCCGGCGCGGTGCAGCGGTCGGCGTCGTCGGTGGCCAGGTCGAGGAGCAGACTCCGTGCGCCTTCGCGGGAGAGAGCTTCGAGTACCGGGAGCACCGTGGCGGCGTGCCGGGAGGACCACGACAGCGCCACCACCTCACTCCGCGGCCAGGTCGCAGGCACCAGTCCCGAGCCTGCATTCGGGCGAGCCGAGGGAAGGTTGCGTAACTGTGCGGACCGCAACGGATTGTGCGGGGCCGGAGCCCCGAGCACGAACGCCAGGCCGGACCAGGTCACGGTGTACGACCGGTACTCGCGCGAACTGCTCGACCGCACCCCGACGAGCCCTTCGTACGGAGCGAGAGTGATGCCACCAGGGGCGCTCGCGAAGGGCTCCCAGGCGCTGAGGGCCAATAACTTGCGGACGAGCTGCCCCACCAGACGCCGCGCCGGAACGTGCTGCACGTACAGCCATCCCGCGCCACCTGGTGTCGCCGCGAGATGCGCGCCGTACGCTTCAAGGGCCTCCATGATCCGGTTGATGTGCTCGTCGACTTCGCCCAAATGGAGCGGCCGAGCCTCCAGTTCCCGTGTGGTGATGCGGTCTGTCCGCACGGTGGCGAGAGCGCCCTCTCCCACCAAGGCCCACGATGGCCGCTCACCGAACTGTGACCGGGCAAGGCCAAGAGCGCTGTGTCCAGCGGCCTTCACAGCAAGCCTCCTTCGACAAACGGGCCCTTGTGGGTGCTGACACCGAGGAGGTGCAACAGCTGCCTGGGCGTATCGGCGACGGCGGGGTATGCCCCCATCGGACGGCCGTATCCCCAACCTGCATGGACATAGGAGACGCCGGCGCGGCGCGCTGCTTCCTGGTCGACCGCCATGTCGCCCACGTAGGTCGCATCGGCTGGATCCACGCCGAGGTCGATCAGAGCAAGCAAGATCGGGTCCGGTGCAGGCTTGCCCCGCCCATGTTCATCGGGCCCGCGGACTGCGGCGAACGGGCAGCCGATCCGCGCAAGAAGGGGCGTCGCCCGAGGAAGCGGCTTGGACGTGACAACGCCGAGCGACCAGCCATTAGCGGCGACCGCGAGAAGGACATCCGTAATGCCATCGAACTCTTGCGCCAGATGAGACGCAGCCGCAGACGTCTGGGCGTATGTCCGGTGAATCTCCTCAGCGTTGCCCAGGCCAAGGAGACCCATGATGTCATCGAAGGGGCGGCCAAGATGCTCTTGGTACGCCTCGAAGGGAACGGTCACGCCGTGGGCGTCCTGGACTGCGCGCCACGCAAGCTCCATCACAGGACGCGTGTCGACGAGCACGCCGTCCAGATCGAGGAGGAGGCAACGCGGTGCTTCAGAGCCGCAGCCGACGTTGCTCCCTGTCGCGGGGGGCGAGACTGTGAGAGGTGCCTTGGGTGACATAACAAGGATCTCCAAAGAGGGCGAAAAGGACGACGCGGATCAGGAAGCGGCGCTCGATTCAGCGCGACTGATGAAGGCGCTCACGCGCTTGCCGGTCCCGTCCGCGGTGGGACGCGTGGTCCAGCTGTCGGCCATCGCCGACACGAGGCACAGGCCGCGCCCGCTGGTCGCGTACTGCCCAGGAATCTGTTGGATCGGGGCGTAGGGCGAGTTGTCCTCAACCTCGATCGCCACGACGTCGGCTTGGACCGCGAGGGTCAGCGTGATCTCCTCGCTCGCCTTGTCCGGCGAGCCGGATGAGGTGTCCTCGCCGTCTTCACTGCGCC
The DNA window shown above is from Streptomyces akebiae and carries:
- a CDS encoding HAD family hydrolase, with translation MSPKAPLTVSPPATGSNVGCGSEAPRCLLLDLDGVLVDTRPVMELAWRAVQDAHGVTVPFEAYQEHLGRPFDDIMGLLGLGNAEEIHRTYAQTSAAASHLAQEFDGITDVLLAVAANGWSLGVVTSKPLPRATPLLARIGCPFAAVRGPDEHGRGKPAPDPILLALIDLGVDPADATYVGDMAVDQEAARRAGVSYVHAGWGYGRPMGAYPAVADTPRQLLHLLGVSTHKGPFVEGGLL
- a CDS encoding ATP-binding protein gives rise to the protein MNEPKAAEEYDGVTEQHKSMTLAANDSAPRVARSFTRDVLTAWGLEDLMDQAVLIVSELTTNAERHGRRSEDGEDTSSGSPDKASEEITLTLAVQADVVAIEVEDNSPYAPIQQIPGQYATSGRGLCLVSAMADSWTTRPTADGTGKRVSAFISRAESSAAS